A DNA window from Fragaria vesca subsp. vesca linkage group LG3, FraVesHawaii_1.0, whole genome shotgun sequence contains the following coding sequences:
- the LOC101291321 gene encoding scarecrow-like protein 33-like: MDSPFSEYPNFNDQTLLLDMLNEYPSVDLFDDLSFLDPNPMNSALSSSFSPVGDDGEFSNTVHINRVLMEEDMEPTPCLFPDPLVLQPTEESLYEITGAGKCSTSLDQNPLWVDQNEYGNGNGMVGSYRSELMVPDEVSTKELLVQFDRGAEDGSKFLPRGQLITAEGNKPYTVANSKAGNVVVRTQKNGSEHVRVGSRGKNSHLREEIELEDGRNNKQSVVYVDDEEGELSDSIGKALLSGKAVESKEDQVCQNGANNGLQQDVLVSQKACGMKRGNKKEVIDLRRLLISCAEAVAVDDRGTASELLKQIRQHSSPFGDYTQRLSHCFANALEARLAGTGSELYTTLATKRASAAAISKFYRAHIAVCPFMKMWMIFANQMIIKAAEKAETLHIIDFGIRQGFQWPALIHCLSRRPGGPPKLRITGLELTLSGCHPEETVQETGHRLANYCKRFNVPFEYHAIAKKWETVQLDEFKVQRNEVLAVNCLCRFKYLLDETVMVNSPRDTVLNIIRKLNPDIFVQSVINGSHDAPFFVPRFREALYHFSALFDVLDTTLPREDQVRLGFEKEFIGREVLNIVACEGIKRIARPETYKQWQIRNMRAGFRLLPLDYEVVNKIKDKVKMEYHPNFVVNEDGHWMLHGWKGRMMFGSACWAPSTT, encoded by the coding sequence ATGGATTCACCTTTCTCTGAATATCCCAATTTCAACGATCAAACCCTTTTACTCGATATGTTGAACGAGTACCCAAGTGTTGACCTTTTTGATGATCTTAGCTTTTTGGACCCAAACCCCATGAACTCTGCTCTGTCTTCGAGCTTTAGCCCTGTAGGAGATGATGGTGAGTTTTCTAACACTGTGCACATAAATCGGGTGCTTATGGAGGAGGACATGGAGCCAACACCATGTCTGTTCCCTGATCCTTTGGTTCTTCAACCCACTGAGGAGTCTCTTTATGAGATTACTGGAGCAGGGAAGTGCTCAACTTCCCTAGACCAAAACCCTCTTTGGGTTGATCAAAATGAGTATGGAAATGGAAATGGGATGGTGGGTTCTTACAGGAGTGAGCTTATGGTTCCTGATGAGGTTAGTACGAAGGAATTGTTAGTGCAATTTGACCGAGGGGCAGAGGACGGTAGTAAGTTTCTTCCTAGAGGTCAGTTGATTACAGCGGAGGGCAACAAGCCGTATACTGTGGCGAATAGCAAGGCAGGAAATGTGGTTGTTAGGACCCAGAAGAATGGAAGTGAGCATGTCCGTGTTGGTTCAAGAGGAAAGAATAGTCATCTGAGGGAGGAGATAGAGTTGGAGGATGGGAGGAATAACAAGCAATCTGTGGTTTATGTGGATGATGAGGAGGGTGAGCTGTCTGATAGTATCGGCAAGGCGTTGCTCAGCGGTAAGGCTGTTGAAAGTAAAGAGGATCAAGTCTGTCAGAATGGAGCTAACAATGGCCTGCAGCAGGATGTGCTAGTCAGTCAGAAGGCTTGTGGCATGAAACGAGGCAACAAGAAGGAAGTGATAGATTTGAGGCGTCTTCTGATTTCATGTGCAGAAGCTGTTGCTGTTGATGATCGAGGGACTGCTAGTGAGCTACTAAAGCAAATTAGGCAGCACTCTTCCCCATTTGGTGATTATACTCAGAGGTTGTCTCATTGCTTTGCAAATGCTCTTGAAGCGCGGTTGGCTGGCACTGGAAGTGAACTATATACTACTTTGGCTACTAAACGAGCATCAGCTGCAGCTATTTCGAAGTTTTACCGAGCTCATATTGCAGTCTGCCCGTTCATGAAGATGTGGATGATCTTTGCAAACCAAATGATTATAAAAGCTGCTGAGAAAGCTGAAACACTTCATATAATAGATTTTGGTATCCGGCAAGGTTTTCAATGGCCAGCTCTCATTCATTGCCTCTCAAGAAGACCTGGTGGACCTCCCAAATTACGCATTACAGGGTTAGAGCTTACCTTGAGTGGTTGTCATCCAGAAGAAACTGTCCAAGAGACAGGGCATCGCTTGGCAAATTATTGTAAGCGATTTAATGTCCCTTTTGAGTACCATGCCATAGCCAAGAAGTGGGAAACTGTCCAACTTGATGAATTTAAAGTTCAAAGAAATGAGGTGCTTGCTGTTAATTGTCTCTGTCGATTTAAGTACCTCCTTGATGAGACAGTTATGGTAAACAGTCCGAGGGATACTGTTTTAAATATAATTAGAAAGTTGAATCCTGATATTTTTGTCCAAAGTGTTATTAATGGATCCCATGATGCACCCTTCTTTGTTCCACGCTTCCGAGAGGCACTATACCACTTCTCTGCATTGTTTGATGTGTTGGATACTACTTTGCCTCGCGAAGATCAGGTGAGATTGGGGTTCGAAAAAGAGTTTATTGGACGTGAAGTTCTGAATATAGTTGCTTGTGAGGGCATTAAAAGAATTGCGAGGCCTGAAACATATAAGCAGTGGCAGATTCGAAACATGAGGGCTGGTTTCAGACTGCTGCCATTGGACTATGAAGTTGTGAACAAAATAAAGGATAAGGTAAAAATGGAGTACCACCCGAATTTTGTGGTTAATGAAGATGGCCACTGGATGCTGCATGGTTGGAAGGGTAGAATGATGTTTGGTTCTGCCTGTTGGGCGCCAAGTACGACTTGA
- the LOC101307976 gene encoding DNA repair and recombination protein PIF1-like — MNHIVLATASSGIAANILPGGRTAHSRFKIPLKVLPSSMCSIGKQSALAQLVRQSTAVIWDEAPMTNRDVFELVDRTFQDIMDVELPFGGKIMIFGGDFRQVIPVIPKGTRSQLIEASIMRSSFWPATRILRLRQNMRSINDHRFGEFLLRVGDGSEQVIHDDMIRLPKSMVIPWQSDQSIFQIIDRVFPNLGDHAGDARYMVDRALITPLNNDADMLNEKIISMFPGEEISFYSFDSVEDDIRNLYQPKFLNSITASGLPPHMLTLKTGAPIMLLRNIDPKLGLCNDTRLLCRGSYQNLIDAEIMTGEFVGSRVFLPRIPLQSAENAGLLFQLTRKQFPVKLSFALTINKSQGQTIPHVGVYLPDHVFSHGQLYVALSRGISESTTKLLVKKGSIVGEDGIFTKNVVFKEVLFH; from the coding sequence ATGAATCATATAGTCTTAGCAACAGCATCATCTGGAATAGCGGCAAACATATTGCCCGGCGGGAGGACAGCTCACTCCAGATTCAAGATTCCCCTGAAAGTACTACCTTCATCTATGTGTTCCATAGGTAAACAGTCTGCACTGGCACAATTGGTACGACAATCCACTGCAGTTATATGGGATGAGGCACCTATGACAAATCGAGATGTGTTTGAATTAGTTGATCGAACTTTTCAGGACATAATGGACGTGGAACTTCCTTTTGGTGGTAAAATAATGATTTTCGGGGGAGATTTTCGTCAAGTCATTCCTGTCATTCCTAAAGGAACAAGGTCTCAACTCATCGAAGCCTCGATTATGAGATCATCGTTTTGGCCAGCTACAAGGATATTGAGATTGAGGCAGAATATGAGATCCATAAATGACCACCGATTTGGGGAGTTTCTATTACGTGTTGGTGATGGTAGTGAACAAGTCATCCATGACGACATGATAAGGTTACCAAAAAGCATGGTGATTCCATGGCAAAGCGACCAATCTATCTTTCAAATTATTGATAGAGTTTTCCCTAATCTTGGTGATCACGCAGGCGATGCAAGATACATGGTGGATAGAGCATTGATTACTCCTTTGAACAACGATGCAGACATGTTGAATGAAAAGATCATCAGTATGTTTCCTGGGGAAGAAATTTCATTTTACTCATTTGACTCTGTTGAAGATGACATCCGAAATCTGTACCAGCCTAAGTTTTTAAATTCAATAACCGCAAGTGGTTTACCGCCGCACATGTTAACTCTAAAAACAGGTGCTCCAATCATGCTCTTGAGAAATATAGACCCAAAATTAGGGTTGTGTAATGATACTAGATTGTTATGTCGTGGTTCCTACCAAAATTTGATTGATGCAGAAATTATGACAGGCGAGTTTGTTGGGTCTAGAGTTTTTTTGCCAAGAATTCCTTTGCAAAGTGCAGAAAATGCGGGACTACTGTTTCAACTTACAAGAAAGCAATTTCCAGTCAAGTTGAGCTTTGCTTTGACCATAAATAAATCTCAAGGTCAAACCATCCCACATGTGGGAGTTTACCTCCCAGATCATGTTTTTAGTCATGGACAATTATATGTGGCATTGTCGAGAGGAATATCAGAGTCTACCACAAAGCTGTTGGTTAAAAAAGGGTCCATAGTTGGTGAAGATGGCATATTTACTAAGAACGTCGTGTTTAAAGAAGTTTTGTTTCATTAG
- the LOC101307681 gene encoding uncharacterized protein LOC101307681 translates to MNNHDENVNNVATNNDDGHTNYTEAVNIDGDQGSDNEHANGHEAQHNNVHRVPRMRRERIHYNVARDFHEERGVQDFQLPSPITCPYCTSLLFHRETFSLCCMKGNIELALIQSPPEMVRLFSDQTDESKKFRQNIRAYNNVFAFTSMGVHLDETINVQGRGPYTFRAQGSIYHKIGGLVPADGRRPWYLQAYIYDTEHELQNRLSESEVLEGGIVEKIQQILNEHNPFVQTFRSLGQRQDLPNCKLIIREQPSDRRQYNLPTASQVAVVIVGGDDISPNGRDFIVQTISKRLHTVKDLVGYYDPMQYPLLLPYGTYGWDINSRGNNGKEMTCCDYYAYMLQMRKGHENPLHRGGRLLQQYVVDNYVKIESQKLRWLLNNQDKFRTDVRQGLEDSLHSGENNAGNVGRRTILPSSFIGSPRDMYQRYQDAMALVQKYGRPDLFITMTCNPNWEEVKSQLLQGQVPQDRPDLVTRLNNPDEYDRIVKAEIPDQNEEPRLYDAVCTHMIHGPCGPLNPRKSCMKKGTCNKGYPKSFANFTVQGEDAYPVYQRRPNRQPVYLRGRGNMTVDNRWVVPYNPWLLLRYNCHINVEVCGSIKSVKYLYKYIYKGPDRVSLEVQSNPEFDEISQFVDARWVCAPKAL, encoded by the exons ATGAACAATCATGATGAGAACGTGAACAATGTGGCAACCAATAATGATGATGGACATACCAACTACACTGAAGCCGTGAATATCGATGGAGATCAAGGTAGTGACAATGAGCATGCAAATGGTCATGAGGCGCAACACAACAACGTTCATCGAGTACCAAGAATGAGACGAGAGCGCATTCACTACAATGTAGCTAGAGATTTCCATGAAGAAAGGGGGGTCCAAGATTTTCAATTGCCCTCACCAATAACATGCCCATACTGTACATCATTGTTATTCCATCGAGAGACCTTCAGTTTGTGTTGCATGAAGGGAAATATTGAATTAGCCCTAATACAGTCTCCTCCTGAAATGGTCCGGCTATTTTCAGACCAAACTGATGAGAGTAAAAAATTCAGACAAAATATTAGAGCCTACAACAACGTGTTTGCATTCACTTCAATGGGTGTACATCTTGATGAAACAATTAACGTCCAAGGTCGTGGACCTTATACCTTTCGTGCTCAAGGTTCTATATATCATAAAATCGGTGGTCTGGTACCGGCGGACGGGAGAAGACCATGGTATCTACAAGCTTATATATATGACACCGAGCATGAGCTTCAGAATCGATTGTCTGAAAGTGAAGTTTTAGAGGGGGGTATAGTGGAAAAAATTCAACAGATACTTAATGAACACAATCCCTTCGTTCAAACATTTCGAAGTCTGGGACAACGTCAAGATTTGCCTAATTGCAAGCTCATCATAAGAGAACAACCTTCTGATCGTCGCCAATACAATTTACCAACTGCATCACAAGTTGCGGTTGTTATTGTAGGAGGTGATGACATCAGTCCAAATGGAAGAGATTTCATTGTACAAACAATAAGCAAACGACTTCATACCGTCAAAGACTTGGTTGGATATTATGATCCAATGCAGTATCCATTATTATTGCCTTATGGAACATATGGATGGGACATCAATAGTCGTGGAAATAACGGAAAGGAAATGACATGTTGCGACTACTACGCATATATGTTACAG ATGCGCAAAGGTCATGAAAATCCTCTACATAGAGGAGGGCGTCTCTTACAACAGTATGTTGTAGATAATTATGTAAAAATTGAATCACAAAAGCTCAGATGGCTTCTTAATAATCAAGACAAATTTCGGACAGATGTTCGTCAGGGGCTTGAAGACTCTCTACATTCAGGAGAAAACAATGCAG GTAACGTTGGTCGTAGAACAATTTTACCATCATCATTTATTGGAAGCCCACGTGACATGTACCAGCGATATCAAGATGCAATGGCTTTGGTTCAAAAATATGGGAGGCCAGATCTTTTTATCACCATGACATGTAACCCAAATTGGGAAGAAGTTAAAAGTCAACTGCTCCAAGGACAAGTGCCACAAGATCGCCCTGATCTGGTCACTAGG CTTAACAACCCTGATGAATATGATCGCATTGTTAAAGCTGAAATACCAGATCAGAATGAAGAGCCTCGACTATATGATGCAGTGTGTACACATATGATTCATGGCCCATGTGGACCTCTCAATCCACGAAAATCATGTATGAAAAAAGGCACTTGCAATAAGGGTTACCCAAAATCATTTGCGAATTTCACAGTGCAAGGCGAAGATGCATATCCTGTGTATCAAAGACGACCAAACCGACAACCAGTATATTTGCGTGGTCGAGGAAATATGACTGTGGATAACCGCTGGGTGGTTCCCTACAACCCATGGTTGTTATTACGATATAATTGTCACATCAATGTCGAAGTATGCGGTAGTATAAAGAGTGTCAAGTACTTATATAAGTATATCTACAAAGGTCCTGACAGAGTGTCACTTGAGGTGCAGTCCAACCCAGAGTTCGATGAAATTAGCCAATTTGTTGATGCAAGGTGGGTATGCGCACCTAAAGCTCTATAG